A stretch of Myxococcus hansupus DNA encodes these proteins:
- a CDS encoding cysteine dioxygenase codes for MRESVITERELHSMANALLGWQLPERPEEIPSVAWLVERLRSSRVDWGLLRELVHFDAAGYTRRTVARTPACELLLVSWLPGQASHVHDHGGSGGVSWLVQGALRETRYAWAGDRLAPETAVRAEEGDVLVEFPDTIHRIDNASRHGAVSLHLYAPPMQGMTQYEPAQSPERLRPRRPPAASAAPGRRRRPRAT; via the coding sequence ATGCGCGAGTCCGTCATCACCGAGCGTGAGCTGCATTCCATGGCCAACGCGCTGCTCGGCTGGCAGCTCCCCGAGCGGCCCGAGGAGATTCCATCCGTGGCGTGGCTGGTGGAACGGCTGCGCTCCAGCAGGGTGGATTGGGGGCTGCTGCGGGAGCTGGTGCACTTCGACGCGGCGGGTTACACGCGGCGCACCGTGGCCCGGACGCCCGCGTGTGAGCTGCTGCTCGTTTCATGGCTCCCCGGCCAGGCTTCGCACGTGCACGACCATGGCGGCTCCGGTGGCGTGTCCTGGCTGGTGCAGGGCGCGCTTCGGGAGACGCGCTACGCCTGGGCGGGGGACCGGTTGGCCCCGGAGACGGCCGTGCGCGCGGAGGAGGGGGATGTCCTCGTCGAGTTCCCGGACACCATCCACCGCATCGACAATGCGTCCCGCCACGGCGCCGTGTCGCTGCACCTCTACGCGCCGCCGATGCAGGGGATGACGCAGTACGAGCCGGCGCAATCGCCGGAGCGCCTCAGGCCGCGACGTCCGCCGGCTGCGAGCGCGGCGCCTGGGCGAAGGCGCCGGCCACGGGCAACGTGA
- a CDS encoding sensor histidine kinase, whose product MTLRTRVKLMSAVAQRRGTLRRAFDLLQGNTLGGVRLRAHRPPAGEAERLEETVRERTAALEAANIKLSRSLEQLRATQAQLLFADRLIALGRIAAGVGHEINNPLAFILSNLEYIHQELQQKEHLSEQERQEVLEALAETRDGAERIRLIVRDLQTLSRAEDVGTGPSDLASVVRTAAKMAMHELRHRARLVVECEGLPPVQGNGARLGQVFLNLLLNAAQSIVPGAVEKNEVHIVAREAKSGRVAVEVRDTGCGISPEHRERIFDPFFTTKPLGVGTGLGLAVCHGIVTSLGGTLTVESAPERGSIFRVTLPVAGAFAQAPRSQPADVAA is encoded by the coding sequence ATGACACTTCGAACGAGGGTGAAATTGATGTCGGCGGTGGCGCAGCGGCGCGGAACCTTGCGACGCGCGTTCGACCTGCTCCAAGGCAACACCCTGGGAGGCGTGCGCCTGCGCGCGCACCGTCCTCCCGCGGGTGAGGCGGAGCGGCTCGAGGAGACGGTGCGCGAGCGGACCGCCGCGCTGGAGGCGGCCAACATCAAGCTGTCGCGCAGCCTGGAGCAGCTCCGGGCCACGCAGGCGCAGCTCCTGTTCGCGGACCGGTTGATTGCGCTGGGCCGTATCGCCGCGGGCGTGGGCCACGAAATCAACAACCCGCTGGCCTTCATCCTCAGCAACCTCGAATACATCCACCAGGAGCTCCAGCAGAAGGAGCACCTGTCCGAGCAGGAGCGTCAGGAAGTGCTGGAGGCGCTGGCCGAGACGCGCGACGGCGCCGAGCGCATCCGGCTCATCGTGCGTGACTTGCAGACGCTGTCACGCGCGGAGGACGTGGGCACGGGCCCGTCGGACCTGGCGTCGGTGGTGCGCACGGCGGCGAAGATGGCCATGCACGAGCTGCGGCACCGCGCCCGGCTGGTGGTGGAGTGCGAGGGCCTGCCGCCCGTCCAGGGCAACGGCGCGCGGCTGGGGCAGGTGTTCCTCAACCTGCTGCTCAACGCGGCGCAGTCCATTGTCCCCGGCGCGGTGGAGAAGAACGAGGTCCACATCGTCGCCCGCGAGGCCAAGTCCGGCCGCGTGGCGGTGGAGGTGCGGGACACCGGCTGCGGCATCTCGCCGGAGCACCGCGAGCGCATCTTCGACCCGTTCTTCACCACCAAGCCCCTGGGCGTGGGCACGGGGCTGGGGCTGGCGGTGTGCCATGGCATCGTGACCTCGCTGGGCGGCACCCTCACGGTGGAGAGCGCGCCGGAGCGCGGCAGCATCTTCCGCGTCACGTTGCCCGTGGCCGGCGCCTTCGCCCAGGCGCCGCGCTCGCAGCCGGCGGACGTCGCGGCCTGA
- a CDS encoding serine/threonine-protein kinase, whose amino-acid sequence MAADSESTFRIQARADLHASERLPSDASRAQRGPGTLAGEYVLKALLASGGHGSVYEAEHRILGRRAAVKVLHPHLADQGEMLKRFVREARVVNQIRHPNIVDVYDFGLMPDGSPYYVMELLTGRTLSQVVQERGRLSSSRALAYLEPVCGALEAAHRAGVVHRDLKASNILVVEEGERPRVKLLDFGIAKLLHAEPAQEGLTIAGQRLGTAHAMAPEQFRGGPIGPHTDIYALGVLLHQLVTGRYPFQCEDRMELERLHLEAPPPRPSAIAAVSPAVDAVVLRCLEKDGGRRFSSVTAFLAALSEAAEEPVQPARRTRLALAVHAEVVLAASAQDDDAVYAVLADVLDGLEQGLRGGGFLLALQSGTSLLAVHPLENGAPSAERTEYLREAERTLRLLQTMAQKLAEPVNAHVHLCIHLGQAETRGDPQESEVVGGPVTDVGTWRLRSPDGFALTPAASLALEFDESD is encoded by the coding sequence ATGGCGGCGGACTCCGAGAGCACCTTCCGCATCCAGGCCCGAGCGGACCTGCATGCGTCCGAGCGACTACCCAGTGACGCTTCCCGCGCGCAGCGAGGCCCGGGCACGCTCGCGGGCGAATACGTCCTCAAGGCCCTGTTGGCCTCGGGCGGCCACGGCAGCGTCTATGAAGCCGAGCACCGCATCCTGGGCCGCCGCGCCGCGGTGAAGGTGCTCCACCCCCACCTGGCGGACCAGGGCGAGATGCTCAAGCGCTTCGTGCGCGAGGCCCGGGTGGTGAATCAGATACGCCACCCCAACATCGTGGACGTGTACGACTTCGGGCTGATGCCCGACGGCAGCCCCTACTACGTCATGGAGCTGCTCACCGGGCGCACGCTCAGCCAGGTGGTGCAGGAGCGCGGGCGGTTGTCGTCCTCGCGCGCGCTCGCGTACCTGGAGCCCGTCTGCGGCGCGCTGGAGGCAGCGCACCGCGCGGGCGTCGTCCACCGCGACTTGAAGGCCAGCAACATCCTCGTCGTGGAGGAAGGCGAGCGGCCCCGGGTGAAGCTGCTGGACTTCGGCATCGCCAAGCTGCTGCACGCCGAGCCCGCACAGGAGGGCCTCACCATCGCCGGCCAGCGGCTGGGCACCGCGCACGCCATGGCGCCCGAGCAGTTCCGCGGCGGCCCCATTGGCCCGCACACGGACATCTACGCGCTGGGCGTGCTGCTGCATCAGCTCGTCACCGGCCGCTATCCGTTCCAGTGCGAGGACCGGATGGAATTGGAGCGCCTCCACCTGGAAGCCCCGCCGCCGCGGCCCAGCGCCATCGCCGCCGTGTCGCCGGCCGTGGACGCCGTGGTGCTGCGCTGCCTGGAGAAGGACGGAGGCCGGCGCTTCAGCAGCGTGACGGCGTTCCTCGCGGCGCTCAGCGAGGCCGCGGAAGAACCCGTCCAGCCCGCGCGCCGCACCCGGCTGGCGCTCGCCGTCCACGCCGAGGTGGTGCTCGCCGCCTCCGCTCAGGACGACGACGCCGTGTACGCGGTGCTCGCGGACGTGCTGGACGGACTCGAGCAGGGCCTGCGGGGCGGCGGCTTCCTGCTGGCGCTCCAGTCCGGCACCTCGCTGCTGGCCGTCCACCCGCTGGAGAATGGCGCGCCCAGCGCCGAGCGCACCGAATACCTGCGCGAGGCGGAGCGCACCTTGCGGCTGCTGCAGACCATGGCCCAGAAGCTGGCGGAGCCGGTGAACGCCCACGTCCACCTGTGCATCCACCTGGGCCAGGCGGAGACGCGCGGCGATCCGCAGGAGTCCGAGGTCGTCGGCGGCCCCGTCACCGACGTGGGCACGTGGCGGCTGCGTTCACCGGATGGCTTCGCCCTCACCCCGGCGGCGTCGCTGGCGCTCGAGTTCGACGAGAGCGACTGA
- a CDS encoding PAS domain S-box protein: MTMLDDLTTCAGLAMAPPPSSTGACLILISTTTPAAIGKAFRLDLGEHVIGRGSDVTVRIDDHGVSRKHARIVRGSDGSCHVTDLDSTNGTLLNGVPVSSAELMEGDRLQIGTVTVFRFSKRDVLEPREEQLRQALTAARVGIWDWNATSGRVTWSEQVDRLLGLPVGKLSGRAMELSEVVHPADLPRVSDVLGAALEKKTQVDVEYRIEPQGSGWRWISCKGDVLCDATGAPARVTGTVMDITARKLAEQELHRQSLIFESIYDGVVITDLAGGIIDWNSSAERMFGRQKSEALGQTLFSVLHPDEPDRLTGQILTALDKQGRWSGELEFKRRDGTPFWCESVVVPLRDSEGRGIANIMVHRDTTERKQLQAHLVVADRLASVGTLGAGVAHEINNPLAYMLVNLHLIREGLERLESQAPAAPVASLQQLVRETAEGAERIATIVRDLKVFARGEQEARLMPVDVRRAVELACKMADNVIRHRARLVTEFEPVAPVEASESRLCQVFLNLLLNAAQAIPEEGTAGMEHEIRVVIRGGEKDRVVVEVRDTGMGMAPEVLSRIFDPFFTTKPVGVGTGLGLSICHGIVESMGGSIQADSELGRGSTFRVVLCAATRELEVLPRLAAAMQANARARILVVDDEPNVTLALQRSLAADHEVATANSAQAALRLVSDGGRFDLILCDVMMPGMTGMDLYHELGRCAPEQAGRMVFMTGGAFTPRTVTFLREVPNAKISKPLDLTQLRELVGRSAEAGR, from the coding sequence ATGACGATGCTGGACGACCTCACGACGTGTGCGGGGCTTGCCATGGCCCCGCCTCCGTCCTCCACGGGAGCCTGTCTCATTCTCATCAGCACCACGACACCCGCGGCCATTGGCAAGGCCTTCCGCCTGGACCTGGGGGAGCACGTCATCGGCCGCGGTTCGGATGTCACGGTGCGCATCGACGACCACGGGGTGTCGCGCAAGCACGCGCGCATCGTCCGAGGCAGTGACGGCTCCTGCCACGTCACGGACCTGGACTCCACCAACGGCACGCTGCTCAACGGCGTCCCCGTCAGCAGCGCCGAGCTGATGGAAGGCGACCGGCTGCAGATTGGCACCGTCACCGTGTTCCGCTTCTCCAAGCGCGACGTGCTGGAGCCTCGCGAGGAGCAGTTGCGCCAGGCGCTGACGGCCGCGCGCGTGGGCATCTGGGATTGGAACGCCACCAGTGGCCGGGTGACGTGGAGCGAGCAGGTGGACCGGCTCCTGGGGCTACCCGTGGGCAAGCTGTCGGGCCGCGCCATGGAGCTGTCGGAGGTGGTCCACCCCGCGGACCTGCCCCGCGTGAGCGACGTGCTGGGCGCCGCGCTGGAGAAGAAGACGCAGGTGGACGTGGAGTACCGCATCGAGCCGCAGGGCAGCGGCTGGCGCTGGATTTCGTGCAAGGGCGACGTGCTGTGTGACGCCACGGGCGCGCCGGCGCGGGTGACGGGCACGGTGATGGACATCACCGCGCGCAAGCTGGCCGAGCAGGAGCTGCACCGCCAGTCCCTCATCTTCGAGAGCATCTACGACGGCGTGGTGATTACCGACCTGGCGGGCGGCATCATCGACTGGAACTCCAGCGCCGAGCGCATGTTCGGGCGCCAGAAGTCAGAGGCCCTGGGCCAGACGCTCTTCAGCGTGCTGCATCCGGACGAGCCGGACCGGCTCACCGGCCAGATTCTCACCGCGCTGGACAAGCAGGGGCGCTGGTCCGGAGAGCTGGAGTTCAAGCGCCGCGACGGCACCCCCTTCTGGTGTGAGTCCGTCGTCGTGCCCCTGCGTGACAGCGAGGGGCGCGGCATCGCGAACATCATGGTCCACCGCGATACCACCGAGCGCAAGCAGCTCCAGGCGCACCTGGTGGTGGCGGACCGGCTCGCGTCGGTGGGCACGCTGGGCGCGGGCGTGGCCCACGAAATCAACAACCCGCTGGCCTACATGCTCGTCAACCTGCACCTCATCCGCGAGGGGCTGGAGCGGCTGGAGAGCCAGGCCCCCGCGGCGCCCGTCGCGTCGCTGCAGCAGTTGGTGCGCGAGACGGCGGAGGGCGCCGAGCGCATCGCCACCATCGTGCGGGACTTGAAGGTCTTCGCGCGCGGCGAGCAGGAGGCGCGGCTGATGCCGGTGGACGTGCGTCGCGCGGTGGAGCTGGCGTGCAAGATGGCGGACAACGTCATCCGCCACCGCGCCCGGCTGGTGACGGAGTTCGAGCCGGTGGCGCCGGTGGAGGCCAGCGAGTCCCGACTGTGCCAGGTGTTCCTCAACCTGCTGCTCAACGCGGCGCAGGCGATTCCGGAGGAAGGCACCGCGGGCATGGAGCACGAGATTCGCGTGGTCATCCGGGGCGGTGAGAAGGACCGCGTGGTGGTGGAGGTCCGTGACACGGGCATGGGCATGGCCCCGGAGGTGCTGAGCCGCATCTTCGACCCGTTCTTCACCACCAAGCCGGTGGGCGTGGGCACGGGGCTGGGGCTGTCCATCTGCCACGGCATCGTGGAGTCCATGGGCGGCTCCATCCAGGCCGACAGCGAGCTGGGGCGCGGCAGCACGTTCCGTGTGGTGCTGTGCGCCGCCACGCGCGAGCTGGAGGTGCTGCCCCGTCTGGCCGCCGCGATGCAGGCCAACGCGCGGGCGCGCATCCTGGTGGTGGACGACGAGCCCAACGTGACGCTGGCATTGCAGCGCTCGCTGGCCGCGGACCACGAGGTGGCCACAGCGAACAGCGCGCAGGCCGCGCTCCGGCTGGTGAGCGACGGCGGACGTTTCGACCTCATCCTTTGTGATGTGATGATGCCCGGAATGACGGGCATGGACCTGTACCACGAGCTGGGGCGCTGCGCCCCGGAGCAAGCCGGACGCATGGTGTTCATGACAGGTGGTGCCTTCACGCCGCGCACGGTGACCTTCCTTCGCGAAGTGCCCAACGCCAAGATCTCCAAGCCGCTGGATTTGACGCAGCTTCGGGAACTGGTGGGCCGCTCCGCCGAGGCAGGGCGATGA